In Passer domesticus isolate bPasDom1 chromosome 7, bPasDom1.hap1, whole genome shotgun sequence, one genomic interval encodes:
- the ANKRD13C gene encoding ankyrin repeat domain-containing protein 13C translates to MTGEKLRSLRRDHKPSKEDGDLLAAGEDEAAAAPGGAFTGGKGGRAGGHRGPGAHRHRPPARAAPAGPERGPFPVHECVFKGDVRRLSALIRTQGIAQKDSHGNTPLHLAVMLGHKECAHLLLAHNAPVKVKNAQGWSPLAEAISYGDRQMISALLRKLKQQSRESVEEKRPRLLKALKELGDFYLELHWDFQSWVPLLSRILPSDACKIHKQGINIRLDTTLIDFTDMKCQRGDLSFIFNGDAAPSESFVVLDNEQKVYQRIHHEESEMETEEEVDILMSSDIYSATLSTKSITFTRAQTGWLFREDKTERVGNFLADFYLVNGLVLESRKRREHLSEEDILRNKAIMESLSKGGNLMEQNFEPVRRQSLTPPSPNTISWEEYISAESGKAPHLGRELVCKESKKTFKATIAMSQEFPLGIESLLNVLEVIAPFKHFNKLREFVQMKLPPGFPVKLDIPVFPTITATVTFQEFRYDEFDDSIFTIPDDYKEDPSRFPDL, encoded by the exons ATGACCGGCGAGAAGCTCCGCTCGCTGCGCAGGGACCACAAGCCCAGCAAGGAGGACGGGGACCTGCTGGCGGCCGGCGAGGACGAGGCGGCCGCGGCGCCCGGGGGCGCCTTCACGGGCGGGAAgggcgggcgggccggggggcACCGCGGGCCCGGCGCGCACCGGCAccgcccgccggcccgggccgcccccgccgggcCCGAGCGCGGCCCCTTCCCCGTGCACGAGTGCGTGTTCAAGGGGGACGTGCGGCGGCTCTCGGCGCTCATCCGCACGCAGGGCATCGCCCAGAAGGACAGTCACG GAAACACTCCTTTACATCTTGCTGTGATGTTGGGACATAAAG AATGTGCCCACCTGCTTTTAGCCCATAATGCTCCAGTAAAGGTGAAAAACGCTCAGGGATGGAGCCCTCTGGCCGAAGCCATCAGCTATGGAGACAGGCAGATGA TTTCAGCACTCCTGAGGAAGCTCAAGCAGCAGTCCAGGGAAAGTGTTGAAGAGAAGCGACCTCGGTTATTAAAAGCCCTGAAAGAG CTAGGTGACTTCTATCTAGAGCTTCACTGGGATTTTCAAAGTTGGG TGCCTTTACTTTCCCGAATTCTGCCTTCTGATGCATGTAAAATACACAAACAAGGTATAAATATCAG GCTGGACACAACTCTGATAGACTTTACTGACATGAAGTGCCAACGAGGGGATTTAAGCTTCATTTTTAACGGTGACGCCGCACCCTCCGAATCTTTTGTAGTTTTAGACAATGAGCAAAAAGTTTACCAGCGAATACACCACGAG GAATCTGAGATGGAGACAGAAGAGGAGGTTGACATTTTGATGAGCAGTGATATTTACTCTGCCACCTTATCCACCAAATCCATCACGTTCACACGGGCCCAGACGGGGTGGCTCTTCAGGGAGGACAAAACT GAAAGAGTAGGAAACTTCCTGGCAGATTTCTACTTGGTGAATGGACTTGTGTTGGAATCCAGGAAAAGAAGGGAACATCTCAGTGAGGAGGACATCCTTCGGAACAAAGCGATCATGGAGAGCCTGAGCAAAGGGGGAAACCTCATGGAGCAGAATTTTGAG CCCGTGCGCCGGCAGTCGCTGACGCCGCCGTCCCCCAACACCATCTCCTGGGAGGAGTACATCTCTGCAGAGAGTGGCAA AGCTCctcacctgggcagggagctggtcTGCAAGGAGAGCAAGAAAACCTTCAAAGCCACGATAGCAATGAGCCAGGAATTCCCCTTAGGAATCGAATC GTTGTTGAATGTCTTAGAAGTCATTGCACCCTTCAAGCACTTTAACAAACTTAGAGAATTTGTTCAAATGAAGCTTCCACCAGGCTTTCCTGTCAAATTAG ACATCCCGGTGTTCCCCACCATCACGGCCACTGTGACCTTCCAGGAGT